The [Actinobacillus] rossii genome contains a region encoding:
- the infC gene encoding translation initiation factor IF-3, whose product MNYGKFIYEKEKAAKEQKKKQKVVQVKEIKFRPGTDEGDYQVKLRSILRFLEDGDKVKITVRFRGREMAHQEIGFDVLERVKLDTEEVAAVESAPGKLEGRQAVMVIAPKKK is encoded by the coding sequence ATGAATTATGGTAAATTCATTTACGAAAAAGAAAAAGCAGCGAAAGAGCAGAAGAAAAAACAGAAAGTAGTGCAAGTGAAGGAAATTAAATTCCGTCCTGGCACAGATGAAGGTGATTACCAAGTTAAGCTTCGTAGTATTTTGCGTTTCTTAGAAGATGGAGACAAAGTGAAAATCACTGTACGTTTCCGTGGTCGTGAAATGGCTCACCAAGAAATTGGTTTTGATGTATTAGAACGCGTGAAGTTAGATACAGAAGAAGTCGCGGCAGTAGAATCGGCACCGGGTAAGTTAGAAGGTCGCCAAGCAGTTATGGTTATTGCACCGAAGAAAAAATAA
- the hypB gene encoding hydrogenase nickel incorporation protein HypB, whose amino-acid sequence MCSTCGCGSAQVKIGALPHSHSDDSKKTFQNSPHFKISSISTVQQQENTDSTQTRLLKIEQDVLGENNQYARLNRDFFKQNRILTLNLVSSPGSGKTTLLTSTLTRLQTYKQCYVIEGDQQTENDAERIRATGVMALQINTGKGCHLDAKMVLEALAKLQPQTDSTLFIENVGNLVCPAEFDLGEFAKVAILSVTEGEDKPLKYPHMFMASKLMIINKIDLLPYLNFNLEQCIAYAKQVNPNIQIICLSATSGDGMDEWLQWLGAQVV is encoded by the coding sequence ATGTGTTCAACTTGTGGCTGTGGTAGTGCTCAAGTAAAAATTGGAGCATTACCACACTCTCATTCCGATGATTCCAAAAAAACATTTCAAAATTCACCGCACTTTAAAATAAGCAGTATTTCCACGGTACAACAGCAAGAAAATACCGACAGCACACAAACTCGCTTGCTCAAAATAGAGCAAGATGTATTAGGTGAAAATAATCAATATGCTCGTTTAAATCGCGATTTCTTTAAACAAAACAGAATATTAACCTTGAATTTGGTTTCTAGCCCGGGCTCTGGTAAAACTACGCTATTGACATCAACGTTAACGCGTTTGCAAACCTATAAACAATGTTATGTTATCGAAGGGGATCAACAAACAGAAAATGACGCCGAACGCATTCGCGCTACGGGTGTAATGGCGTTGCAAATCAATACTGGCAAAGGGTGCCATTTGGATGCCAAAATGGTATTGGAAGCACTTGCTAAACTACAACCGCAAACTGATAGCACGTTATTTATTGAGAATGTAGGTAATTTAGTCTGTCCCGCAGAATTCGATTTGGGCGAATTTGCCAAAGTAGCGATTTTATCGGTGACAGAAGGGGAAGATAAACCATTAAAATATCCACATATGTTTATGGCTTCCAAATTGATGATTATCAATAAAATTGACTTATTGCCTTATTTGAATTTTAACTTGGAACAATGCATCGCTTACGCTAAACAAGTCAATCCAAACATTCAAATTATCTGCCTTTCTGCTACTTCAGGAGATGGAATGGATGAATGGTTGCAATGGTTAGGAGCGCAAGTAGTTTAA